The sequence below is a genomic window from Pleurocapsa sp. PCC 7327.
GAAGAACTCCTCGATCGGTTGAAATTTAAAGATCAGGTATTAGCTATGTTGGCTCATGACCTGCGTAGCCCTCTCACGGCGGCTTCGATTGCTGTAGAAACGCTGGAGTTAACGCAAACTCAAGAGAATAACGAACGAACCGCAAAGCTTAAAGACCAACTTTACCAGCAAGCTCGCAAACAGTTTCGCGTCATGAACAGAATCATTACCGAGATTCTGCAAGCGTCTAAGACCATGAATGCCGAACTGCGAGTTCAGCACGGTCGCATGTACCTACAGTCGTTGTGCGAAGAGATTTTGGCTCAGTTTGCCGAGCAGTTTCAAGCTAAGTCTCAAAAGCTAGAGAAAGATATTCCTCAAGATTTACCTCCCGTTTATGCCGATGCCGAGTTAATTCGCCAGGTCATTGTCAATCTTTTAGACAATGCCTGCAAGTACACCCCAGAAGGAGGAAAGATCCAAGTTTCTATTCTCCACCGCACCACGCAAAAAATTCAGGTGAGCGTTTGCGATACCGGACCCGGCATTCCCGAAGAAAAACGAGAACGGATTTTTGAGGGGCATTTTCGTCTCAAGCGCGACGAATCTAAGGAAGGTTACGGTTTAGGGCTTTCGATGTGCCGTAAGATCGTCCGCGCCCATTACGGTCAAATCTGGGTAGATAGTATCCCAGAATGCGGTAGCTGTTTCCACTTTACTTTGCCAGTTTATCGGTAGTTGGGGATTGGTCGTTTGTTCTTTGTCATTAGTCCTTTGATGAAAGGATTGGTGAGAGTTAGTAGTTAGTAGTTAATTGTCTCGGAGTCTCAGAAGTCCCCCCACACTCCCCATCTCCTATCGGGGCGACTCGGCAAATTGCATCGAGTACAGGCGGGCATAATAGCCATTTTGCGCTAGCAGTTGTTCGTGGCTGCCCAACTCGACAATGCGACCTTTATCTAGGACGGCAATTTGATAAGCTTTTTGAATAGTAGAAAGGCGGTGAGCGATCGCGAGAATTGTTCTATTTCGAGATAAGCGATCGAGTGCTTGTTGTACCAGTCGCTCGGAAGCCGTATCGAGGGCGCTAGTGGCTTCATCTAAAATTAAAATATCGGGATTGCGGATCAAGGCACGAGCAATCGCCAAACGCTGCCTTTGCCCGCCAGAGAGCATCACGCCGCGATCGCCGATTTCGGTGTCGAAGCCGTTGGGAAGTTGCATGATGAATTCATAAGCGTTGGCCAGTTTAGCGGCATCAATCAAGCGCTCTTCGCTGACATCTTCGAGTCCATAAGTAATGTTGTAGCGAACGGAGTTATTAAATAAAAAGGTATCTTGACTGACGATGCCCATCGCTTGTCTGAGACTTTTGAGGTCGTATTCTCTGAGGTCGATGCCGTCGATGGTAATGCGTCCTCCGCTTGGGTCGTAAAATCTTGGCAGTAGATCGGCTAGCGTTGATTTACCAGCGCCAGAAGAACCAACTAGCGCGATTGTTTTGCCTTTGGGAATCCACAAATTAATCTCGTTGAGTACCGCTCTGTCGGTGTCGGGATATACGAAACTGACGTTTTCAAAGCGAATGCCTTCCTCTAATTGTGAATAAATCTGAGGGCGATCGCGATTGACCATAAAAGGTTTGTTTTCTCTTTGCAGGAAGTTAGTTGCCATCTTGACGCTAAAGGCTTTTTTAGCTAATTCGTTACGAGCATGATTCAACTGACTTACAAAAGGAAGTAGCTTGTATAAAAGTAGAAGATAGGCTAATAAAACTGTTGTCACTGATGGTAAGTTACCTGCAAATAGATAGCGTCCCGAAATAACGATAGTTAGCAGTACGATAATTCCGAAAACTTCATTAATCGGCTGAATGGCTTGATCGTTGATTTGTAAGTAAAATT
It includes:
- a CDS encoding histidine kinase is translated as MLQLPNMQAAPGQDTPTPVSIQLLLFVDERPSSQEMIGQIQNYLQSLKTDYSIELQAIEIGEQPHLVEHFKLIATPALVKIFPEPRQTLAGSNIVEQLKKWCPRWQLAFEEQIANTSKRNGSSSQTLSLKLDDVGYAAEFIRLSDEVFRLKQEKEELLDRLKFKDQVLAMLAHDLRSPLTAASIAVETLELTQTQENNERTAKLKDQLYQQARKQFRVMNRIITEILQASKTMNAELRVQHGRMYLQSLCEEILAQFAEQFQAKSQKLEKDIPQDLPPVYADAELIRQVIVNLLDNACKYTPEGGKIQVSILHRTTQKIQVSVCDTGPGIPEEKRERIFEGHFRLKRDESKEGYGLGLSMCRKIVRAHYGQIWVDSIPECGSCFHFTLPVYR
- a CDS encoding ABC transporter ATP-binding protein; amino-acid sequence: MAKVTSIFPEQLVFRYAAKYPSLIFLTFILSFSAALFNGISTALIVPLLLGGLSGNLLKLDKAPELLKNFMSCFDGFSDEIKPLIMFGVGFIAIVLKNATNYLSSLVNGHLSRSLVNSMKLDGIKLLLEVDLDYYAKNKTGDIISYLAHDINETAGTIQTGILILRTAVTVLTYIGLLILISWQLTVISTVLIAGIFFFNQNFLRISKKLGQELSQVSKQYSNKILEIVTANRLIRVAKTEEKEYQRIQQLVLALEKSQFYLQINDQAIQPINEVFGIIVLLTIVISGRYLFAGNLPSVTTVLLAYLLLLYKLLPFVSQLNHARNELAKKAFSVKMATNFLQRENKPFMVNRDRPQIYSQLEEGIRFENVSFVYPDTDRAVLNEINLWIPKGKTIALVGSSGAGKSTLADLLPRFYDPSGGRITIDGIDLREYDLKSLRQAMGIVSQDTFLFNNSVRYNITYGLEDVSEERLIDAAKLANAYEFIMQLPNGFDTEIGDRGVMLSGGQRQRLAIARALIRNPDILILDEATSALDTASERLVQQALDRLSRNRTILAIAHRLSTIQKAYQIAVLDKGRIVELGSHEQLLAQNGYYARLYSMQFAESPR